A genomic stretch from Bordetella sp. N includes:
- a CDS encoding ABC transporter substrate-binding protein has translation MKPHARTLLLAALLAASASASAQNLRIGFADPVSSADPQLNNHAGDRSLALQIYDSIVDRRDSGDYPMLAQSWKRLDDKTWEFKLNPNIKWQDGQPFTADDLVFSFERARKVPGSVASYSGRLRTVEQAIAKDPHTLIVKTNIPAPGLLMDIGAIYVVSRHAGASAATEDYNSAKAAIGTGPYKLVSYQPGDRSELVRNDLYWGPKPEWAKVDYRYINNGAARTAALLAGDVDVIDKVSPSDLAKLKQSPNVSIYAYPGLRNLLIQPSFRPGPNEFITDNAGKPLAQNPLTDVRVRRALSLAINRKAIVDRIMQGTVTESNQDMPPKTIGYNTDIKDIPYDPAAAKKLLAEAGFPEGFKLTVHVPNDRYPLAPETLQAVAQFWTRIGVKTNVEAVPWSIYSGRANKNDYAVSVLAWGNGTGELGYALVNVFATVNPAKGLGNSNWGHYSNADLDQALVASSEEFDDAKRAEILRHAARILSDDVGVIPLYHYQNIWATRKGLKVEPYVSDRTSAQMVTRVQP, from the coding sequence ATGAAACCCCATGCCCGCACCCTGCTGCTGGCCGCCTTGCTGGCGGCCAGCGCCTCCGCCTCCGCGCAAAACCTGCGTATCGGCTTCGCCGACCCCGTCTCGTCGGCCGACCCGCAATTGAACAACCATGCCGGCGATCGGTCGCTGGCGCTGCAGATCTATGACAGCATCGTCGACCGGCGCGACAGCGGCGACTACCCCATGCTGGCGCAAAGCTGGAAGCGCCTGGACGACAAGACCTGGGAATTCAAGCTCAACCCCAACATCAAGTGGCAGGACGGCCAACCGTTTACCGCGGATGACCTGGTGTTCTCCTTCGAGCGCGCCCGCAAGGTGCCCGGCTCGGTGGCCTCTTACTCGGGCCGCCTGCGCACGGTGGAACAGGCCATTGCCAAGGATCCGCACACCCTGATCGTCAAGACCAACATCCCCGCGCCGGGCCTGTTGATGGACATCGGCGCCATCTACGTGGTCAGCCGCCATGCCGGCGCCAGCGCCGCCACGGAAGACTACAACTCCGCCAAGGCCGCCATCGGCACGGGTCCGTACAAGCTGGTGTCCTATCAACCGGGCGACCGCTCGGAACTGGTGCGCAACGACCTGTACTGGGGTCCCAAGCCGGAGTGGGCCAAGGTCGACTACCGCTACATCAACAACGGCGCCGCGCGCACGGCGGCCTTGCTGGCCGGCGACGTGGACGTGATCGACAAGGTGTCGCCTTCCGACCTGGCCAAGCTCAAGCAGTCGCCCAACGTTTCCATCTACGCCTATCCCGGCCTGCGCAATCTGTTGATCCAGCCCAGCTTCCGGCCGGGTCCCAATGAGTTCATCACCGACAACGCCGGCAAGCCGCTGGCGCAGAATCCCTTGACGGACGTACGCGTGCGCCGCGCCCTGTCGCTGGCCATCAATCGCAAGGCCATCGTGGATCGCATCATGCAGGGGACGGTGACCGAGTCCAACCAGGACATGCCGCCCAAGACCATCGGCTACAACACGGACATCAAGGACATTCCCTACGACCCCGCGGCCGCGAAGAAACTGCTGGCCGAAGCCGGCTTCCCCGAAGGCTTCAAGCTCACCGTACACGTCCCCAACGACCGCTATCCGCTGGCGCCGGAGACCCTGCAGGCGGTGGCGCAGTTCTGGACCCGCATTGGCGTGAAGACCAATGTGGAGGCGGTGCCCTGGTCCATCTACTCGGGCCGCGCCAACAAGAACGACTACGCCGTCAGCGTGCTGGCCTGGGGCAATGGCACGGGTGAACTGGGCTATGCCCTGGTCAACGTTTTCGCCACCGTGAATCCGGCCAAGGGCCTGGGCAATTCCAACTGGGGCCATTACAGCAATGCGGACCTGGACCAGGCCCTGGTGGCGTCGTCCGAGGAATTCGACGATGCCAAGCGCGCGGAGATCCTGCGCCACGCGGCGCGCATCCTGTCGGATGACGTGGGCGTGATTCCGCTCTATCACTACCAGAACATCTGGGCCACGCGTAAAGGCCTGAAAGTGGAACCCTACGTCAGCGACCGCACGTCGGCGCAGATGGTCACTCGCGTGCAGCCTTGA